A stretch of Gouania willdenowi chromosome 21, fGouWil2.1, whole genome shotgun sequence DNA encodes these proteins:
- the LOC114454715 gene encoding C-X-C chemokine receptor type 2-like isoform X1, whose protein sequence is MKLQEKQEQHSERFIYDELNFTYNESEYFINPDTQPCDVHTLPDAVTVAMAVFYVLIFLLAVPGNLVVGLVIGFSKQALPPSDLYLLHLAAADLLLAVTLPFWATSVTQGWVFGDFMCKTITILQELSFYSSILFLTCISVDRYMVIVRAMEARKANRRVLSWGVCAAVWTVGCVLSLPGFFNSAFISFNSTRIECAEKYEPSSANEWRLTTRLFRHLLGFLVPLAVMMLCYGVTIRRLLHIRGGYQRQRAMRVIVLVVAAFLLCWSPYHVAVMADTVYRAKLVPYRCPARMAVDKAMFATQSLGLLHSCVNPVLYAFVGEKFRKRLLQIMTKAGLVERATTSRSSRSSLSSEITSAFM, encoded by the exons ATGAAGCTTCAGGAGAAACAAGAACAACACAGTGAACG TTTCATTTACGATGAACTGAACTTCACCTACAACGAGTCTGAGTACTTCATAAACCCGGACACACAGCCCTGTGATGTCCACACCCTCCCCGATGCCGTCACCGTGGCCATGGCCGTCTTCTACGTGTTGATATTTCTCCTGGCGGTCCCTGGGAACCTGGTGGTGGGGCTGGTCATCGGCTTTAGCAAACAGGCGCTGCCCCCATCCGACCTCTACCTACTTCACCTTGCTGCGGCTGACCTCCTGCTGGCTGTCACCCTCCCGTTCTGGGCCACGTCCGTCACCCAGGGCTGGGTGTTCGGTGACTTCATGTGTAAAACCATCACCATCCTGCAAGAGTTAAGCTTCTACTCTAGCATCCTCTTCCTCACCTGCATCAGCGTGGACCGCTACATGGTCATCGTCAGGGCGATGGAGGCGCGGAAAGCTAACCGCCGGGTGCTGAGCTGGGGCGTGTGCGCTGCAGTGTGGACCGTGGGATGCGTTCTGTCCCTACCCGGGTTCTTCAACTCTGCCTTTATCTCTTTTAACTCCACCCGCATCGAATGCGCGGAGAAGTACGAACCCAGCAGCGCCAACGAGTGGCGCCTCACCACCAGGTTGTTCCGCCACCTGTTGGGCTTCCTCGTCCCATTGGCCGTCATGATGCTTTGCTACGGGGTCACCATCCGCCGCCTCCTGCACATCCGGGGGGGCTACCAGCGGCAGCGGGCCATGAGGGTGATCGTATTGGTGGTGGCAGCGTTCCTTCTCTGCTGGAGTCCGTACCACGTGGCGGTGATGGCCGACACCGTCTACCGGGCCAAGCTGGTGCCCTACCGGTGTCCGGCCCGCATGGCCGTGGACAAGGCCATGTTCGCCACCCAAAGCCTGGGCCTACTGCACAGCTGTGTCAACCCCGTGCTCTACGCCTTTGTGGGAGAGAAGTTCAGGAAGCGGCTCCTGCAGATCATGACAAAGGCAGGACTCGTGGAGAGGGCGACGACGTCGAGGAGCAGCCGCTCATCGCTGTCGTCAGAGATTACATCTGCATTCATGTGA
- the LOC114454715 gene encoding C-X-C chemokine receptor type 2-like isoform X2, whose translation MSAFVHNFSFIYDELNFTYNESEYFINPDTQPCDVHTLPDAVTVAMAVFYVLIFLLAVPGNLVVGLVIGFSKQALPPSDLYLLHLAAADLLLAVTLPFWATSVTQGWVFGDFMCKTITILQELSFYSSILFLTCISVDRYMVIVRAMEARKANRRVLSWGVCAAVWTVGCVLSLPGFFNSAFISFNSTRIECAEKYEPSSANEWRLTTRLFRHLLGFLVPLAVMMLCYGVTIRRLLHIRGGYQRQRAMRVIVLVVAAFLLCWSPYHVAVMADTVYRAKLVPYRCPARMAVDKAMFATQSLGLLHSCVNPVLYAFVGEKFRKRLLQIMTKAGLVERATTSRSSRSSLSSEITSAFM comes from the coding sequence ATGTCGGCGTTTGTCCACAACTTCAGTTTCATTTACGATGAACTGAACTTCACCTACAACGAGTCTGAGTACTTCATAAACCCGGACACACAGCCCTGTGATGTCCACACCCTCCCCGATGCCGTCACCGTGGCCATGGCCGTCTTCTACGTGTTGATATTTCTCCTGGCGGTCCCTGGGAACCTGGTGGTGGGGCTGGTCATCGGCTTTAGCAAACAGGCGCTGCCCCCATCCGACCTCTACCTACTTCACCTTGCTGCGGCTGACCTCCTGCTGGCTGTCACCCTCCCGTTCTGGGCCACGTCCGTCACCCAGGGCTGGGTGTTCGGTGACTTCATGTGTAAAACCATCACCATCCTGCAAGAGTTAAGCTTCTACTCTAGCATCCTCTTCCTCACCTGCATCAGCGTGGACCGCTACATGGTCATCGTCAGGGCGATGGAGGCGCGGAAAGCTAACCGCCGGGTGCTGAGCTGGGGCGTGTGCGCTGCAGTGTGGACCGTGGGATGCGTTCTGTCCCTACCCGGGTTCTTCAACTCTGCCTTTATCTCTTTTAACTCCACCCGCATCGAATGCGCGGAGAAGTACGAACCCAGCAGCGCCAACGAGTGGCGCCTCACCACCAGGTTGTTCCGCCACCTGTTGGGCTTCCTCGTCCCATTGGCCGTCATGATGCTTTGCTACGGGGTCACCATCCGCCGCCTCCTGCACATCCGGGGGGGCTACCAGCGGCAGCGGGCCATGAGGGTGATCGTATTGGTGGTGGCAGCGTTCCTTCTCTGCTGGAGTCCGTACCACGTGGCGGTGATGGCCGACACCGTCTACCGGGCCAAGCTGGTGCCCTACCGGTGTCCGGCCCGCATGGCCGTGGACAAGGCCATGTTCGCCACCCAAAGCCTGGGCCTACTGCACAGCTGTGTCAACCCCGTGCTCTACGCCTTTGTGGGAGAGAAGTTCAGGAAGCGGCTCCTGCAGATCATGACAAAGGCAGGACTCGTGGAGAGGGCGACGACGTCGAGGAGCAGCCGCTCATCGCTGTCGTCAGAGATTACATCTGCATTCATGTGA
- the nabp1a gene encoding SOSS complex subunit B2 isoform X2, with the protein MAAPSNENLFLIKDVKPGSKNLNIVFIVLEIGRVTKTKDGHEVRSCKVADKSGSIAISVWDELGSLIQTGDIIKLTRGYASIWKGCLTLYTGRGGDLQKIGEFCMVYSEVPNFSEPNPDLLTQGNQNKPGKPDQNQRGNSPPNQNSGNGSMTPFSNNNNPPPGSSRDYGGAGRANGRSPGNGGLPVSATGAPPTTKSSVTISNGRDPRRAKR; encoded by the exons ATGGCAGCTCCATCCAACGAGAACCTGTTTCTGATAAAGGACGTGAAGCCGGGCTCGAAAAATTTAAACATAGTTTTCATCGTCTTGGAAATCG GACGAGTGACAAAGACCAAGGATGGCCACGAGGTGCGCTCGTGTAAAGTCGCAGATAAGAGCGGAAGTATCGCGATATCTGTGTGGGACGAACTGGGAAGTCTGATCCAGACTGGAGACATTATTAAACTGACCAGAGG CTATGCGTCCATATGGAAAGGATGTCTGACTCTGTACACTGGGAGAGGAGGAGATTTACAGAAGATTGGAGA GTTCTGCATGGTCTACTCAGAGGTTCCAAACTTCAGTGAACCAAACCCTGATCTGCTCACACAAGGAAACCAAAACAAACCT GGTAAACCAGACCAGAACCAGAGGGGAAACTCTCCCCCCAACCAGAACTCAG GTAACGGCTCCATGACGCCGTtctccaacaacaacaaccctcCCCCTGGAAGCTCCAGGGACTACGGCGGCGCGGGCAGAGCTAACGGCCGTTCCCCTGGTAACGGAGGACTTCCTGTTTCTGCCACTGGGGCTCCGCCCACCACCAAGTCTTCGGTTACCATTAGCAACGGGAGGGACCCACGTCGTGCAAAGAGATGA
- the nabp1a gene encoding SOSS complex subunit B2 isoform X1, with amino-acid sequence MAAPSNENLFLIKDVKPGSKNLNIVFIVLEIGRVTKTKDGHEVRSCKVADKSGSIAISVWDELGSLIQTGDIIKLTRGYASIWKGCLTLYTGRGGDLQKIGEFCMVYSEVPNFSEPNPDLLTQGNQNKPGKPDQNQRGNSPPNQNSGTPAPPGNGSMTPFSNNNNPPPGSSRDYGGAGRANGRSPGNGGLPVSATGAPPTTKSSVTISNGRDPRRAKR; translated from the exons ATGGCAGCTCCATCCAACGAGAACCTGTTTCTGATAAAGGACGTGAAGCCGGGCTCGAAAAATTTAAACATAGTTTTCATCGTCTTGGAAATCG GACGAGTGACAAAGACCAAGGATGGCCACGAGGTGCGCTCGTGTAAAGTCGCAGATAAGAGCGGAAGTATCGCGATATCTGTGTGGGACGAACTGGGAAGTCTGATCCAGACTGGAGACATTATTAAACTGACCAGAGG CTATGCGTCCATATGGAAAGGATGTCTGACTCTGTACACTGGGAGAGGAGGAGATTTACAGAAGATTGGAGA GTTCTGCATGGTCTACTCAGAGGTTCCAAACTTCAGTGAACCAAACCCTGATCTGCTCACACAAGGAAACCAAAACAAACCT GGTAAACCAGACCAGAACCAGAGGGGAAACTCTCCCCCCAACCAGAACTCAGGTACACCTGCCCCCCCAG GTAACGGCTCCATGACGCCGTtctccaacaacaacaaccctcCCCCTGGAAGCTCCAGGGACTACGGCGGCGCGGGCAGAGCTAACGGCCGTTCCCCTGGTAACGGAGGACTTCCTGTTTCTGCCACTGGGGCTCCGCCCACCACCAAGTCTTCGGTTACCATTAGCAACGGGAGGGACCCACGTCGTGCAAAGAGATGA